Proteins from one Rosa chinensis cultivar Old Blush chromosome 7, RchiOBHm-V2, whole genome shotgun sequence genomic window:
- the LOC121050581 gene encoding uncharacterized protein LOC121050581 isoform X3, whose product MANWKVKSEIRNNESKNIGKLVTMLIYVGPLSSTSRMASWCRKCIYLKLKLEKLATEYYPRCRCADEKEANCGAWFPFPHRVLVLDGVQDVKLKFELI is encoded by the exons ATGG CAAATTGGAAAGTGAAAAGTGAAATCAGAAACAATGAGAGTAAGAACATAGGGAAGCTTGTTACCATGTTGATTTATGTCGGGCCACTTTCATCCACTTCTAG GATGGCAAGCTGGTGCAGAAAATGCatatatttgaaattgaaattggagaAGTTGGCAACCGAGTACTATCCAAG ATGTAGATGTGCTGATGAAAAGGAGGCAAATTGTGGGGCTTGGTTCCCATTCCCACATCGAGTTTTGGTGCTTGATGGTGTTCAG GATGTCAAGTTAAAGTTTGAGCTTATCTAA
- the LOC121050581 gene encoding thioredoxin-like 3-1, chloroplastic isoform X4, translating into MANWKVKSEIRNNESKNIGKLVTMLIYVGPLSSTSRMASWCRKCIYLKLKLEKLATEYYPRCRCADEKEANCGAWFPFPHRVLVLDGVQVL; encoded by the exons ATGG CAAATTGGAAAGTGAAAAGTGAAATCAGAAACAATGAGAGTAAGAACATAGGGAAGCTTGTTACCATGTTGATTTATGTCGGGCCACTTTCATCCACTTCTAG GATGGCAAGCTGGTGCAGAAAATGCatatatttgaaattgaaattggagaAGTTGGCAACCGAGTACTATCCAAG ATGTAGATGTGCTGATGAAAAGGAGGCAAATTGTGGGGCTTGGTTCCCATTCCCACATCGAGTTTTGGTGCTTGATGGTGTTCAG GTACTCTAA
- the LOC121050581 gene encoding uncharacterized protein LOC121050581 isoform X2: MANWKVKSEIRNNESKNIGKLVTMLIYVGPLSSTSRMASWCRKCIYLKLKLEKLATEYYPRCRCADEKEANCGAWFPFPHRVLVLDGVQTTLEGRMLWNNMCIGL, encoded by the exons ATGG CAAATTGGAAAGTGAAAAGTGAAATCAGAAACAATGAGAGTAAGAACATAGGGAAGCTTGTTACCATGTTGATTTATGTCGGGCCACTTTCATCCACTTCTAG GATGGCAAGCTGGTGCAGAAAATGCatatatttgaaattgaaattggagaAGTTGGCAACCGAGTACTATCCAAG ATGTAGATGTGCTGATGAAAAGGAGGCAAATTGTGGGGCTTGGTTCCCATTCCCACATCGAGTTTTGGTGCTTGATGGTGTTCAG ACAACATTAGAAGGCAGAATGCTTTGGAACAATATGTGTATCGGCCTTTGA